A single candidate division KSB1 bacterium DNA region contains:
- a CDS encoding efflux RND transporter periplasmic adaptor subunit, with protein MRTIGAWLSAVVALALMSCARPRDDAWLGSGILEAKQVTIGARSAGELVGLFVDEGDTVAAEALVAVVDTSKLILQRTQLLAAKRELAHSLANASRAAELAAEQCENARKQYERMRTLAERGSLPQQQLESAELGYTAARSQLEMAKNNLAALTERAKQVEAQLELLQSQLEDARIRSPLAGVVVAKYVEQGELVAPGSPLLAIADVRDMWLKVYLPEPDLGKVSLGTKVVVRVDALPGEEFPGTVTWISPKAEFTPKNVQTRAARAELVFAVKVSVPNSKGRLLIGMPAEVWLSR; from the coding sequence ATGAGAACAATCGGAGCGTGGCTTTCTGCTGTGGTTGCGCTGGCGCTAATGAGTTGTGCACGTCCCCGTGACGATGCCTGGCTGGGTTCCGGGATCTTGGAGGCTAAGCAGGTCACGATAGGCGCGAGAAGCGCAGGCGAGCTCGTGGGGCTTTTTGTGGACGAGGGCGACACAGTGGCGGCAGAGGCGCTGGTGGCCGTGGTGGATACCAGCAAGCTCATTTTGCAAAGGACGCAGCTGCTGGCCGCCAAGCGGGAGTTAGCCCACAGCCTCGCCAATGCAAGCCGCGCGGCGGAGCTAGCCGCCGAGCAGTGCGAGAATGCCAGAAAGCAGTACGAGCGAATGCGCACTCTCGCCGAGCGCGGCAGTTTGCCACAACAGCAGTTGGAGAGCGCGGAGCTCGGCTACACAGCGGCGCGAAGCCAACTGGAAATGGCCAAGAACAACCTTGCTGCCTTGACCGAGCGGGCCAAACAGGTCGAGGCGCAACTGGAGCTCTTGCAGAGCCAGCTTGAGGACGCAAGGATACGGAGCCCGTTGGCTGGGGTGGTGGTCGCCAAGTATGTGGAGCAAGGGGAGCTCGTTGCTCCGGGCTCGCCTCTGCTCGCCATCGCCGACGTGCGTGACATGTGGCTCAAAGTCTACCTGCCGGAGCCGGACTTGGGTAAGGTCTCGCTGGGCACGAAGGTTGTCGTGCGCGTCGATGCTCTGCCCGGCGAGGAATTCCCCGGCACGGTGACTTGGATCTCGCCAAAAGCGGAGTTCACGCCGAAGAACGTACAGACCCGTGCTGCCCGTGCCGAGCTGGTCTTTGCCGTAAAAGTCTCCGTGCCCAACAGCAAGGGGCGATTGCTGATAGGCATGCCAGCAGAAGTATGGCTTTCGCGCTGA
- a CDS encoding ABC transporter ATP-binding protein, with product MTTTPEDIVVVDLWKRYRQLEAVRGLSFSVQAGCLFGLVGPDGAGKTTTLRILCGLLKADQGHCTVRDYDVAREPRKVKSLVGYMPQRFSLYPDLTVAENLRFFARLFEVPPDEGRERMRQLLAFSRLEPFQGRRAAQLSGGMKQKLALCCTLIHTPAVLLLDEPTTGVDPVSRREFWRILYDLRERGVTILLTTPYMDEAARCDRVAFMHQGRIIAQGPPRELSQLVRHHLLEVRCEHLMQAARLLAGNPAFVTVHLLGDHLHVGVVDPGSGEQTIRRELKHAGLAVHSIREVVPHVEDVFVELMHR from the coding sequence GTGACTACAACGCCAGAAGACATTGTTGTTGTCGACCTGTGGAAGCGCTACCGACAGCTGGAAGCAGTACGTGGCCTGTCCTTTTCTGTGCAAGCGGGATGCCTGTTTGGCCTTGTGGGCCCGGATGGCGCCGGCAAGACCACCACGCTTCGCATCCTCTGCGGTCTGCTCAAAGCCGACCAGGGGCATTGCACGGTGCGCGACTACGACGTCGCCAGGGAGCCGCGAAAGGTCAAGAGCCTGGTCGGTTACATGCCGCAGCGCTTCTCCCTGTACCCGGACCTTACCGTTGCAGAAAACCTCCGTTTTTTCGCTCGCCTGTTTGAGGTCCCGCCGGACGAGGGGCGAGAACGCATGAGGCAGCTGTTGGCCTTCAGTCGCCTAGAACCGTTCCAGGGACGGCGGGCGGCTCAGCTGTCGGGGGGGATGAAGCAAAAGCTCGCCTTGTGCTGCACGCTTATCCACACACCGGCGGTCCTCTTGCTCGACGAACCGACTACCGGCGTGGATCCAGTTTCCCGGCGCGAGTTCTGGCGCATCCTGTACGACCTGCGCGAGCGGGGGGTAACGATCTTGCTTACTACCCCGTACATGGACGAGGCGGCGCGGTGCGACCGCGTTGCATTCATGCACCAAGGGCGCATCATTGCCCAGGGGCCGCCCAGAGAGCTGTCACAGCTGGTGCGCCACCATCTGCTCGAAGTGCGGTGCGAACACCTCATGCAGGCCGCGCGTCTGTTGGCAGGCAATCCAGCGTTCGTCACCGTGCACCTCCTCGGGGACCATCTGCACGTCGGCGTGGTTGACCCCGGCAGTGGTGAGCAGACTATTCGGCGCGAGCTCAAGCACGCGGGGCTGGCGGTCCATTCTATCCGGGAGGTTGTTCCCCATGTGGAGGACGTGTTTGTGGAGCTGATGCACAGGTGA